The genomic window AAGCGGAAAGTTTGGGGTGTGGCTCTGCCTCGCCCAAAGCTTTTCAAGAAGATGATTTATTAGCTAGTTGTTATCGCCGCAGTTTAGAACTAACCAAAGAGTATCAAATTAAGGAAGTCGCATTTCCGGCAATTAGCACGGGTGTATATAAGTTTCCAGTAAAAAGAGCCGCAAATATTGCTGTTACCGAAATTCAAACATTTTTAGCCGCTAATAACCATCTAGAACGAGTAATTTTAGTGTGCTTTAGCAAAGATTCTTACGATTGTTACCTAGAAGCCGTGAAAAACCTTGCCGAAAATGGCTAAATTTAGATCGACGCATCTAAATAGAGAACTAAAATAATGTCAAAACTGGCTAGTAACAAAATCTCTCCTACTCCCATGCAGCCAGAAATTGGCGTAGTAGATTTGATTGATAATTATTTCACCGCTTACAATTCCGCACGTCTACGGGAAATTTGCCACCTGTTAAGTAAACAAGTCTTACAACCAGGCGTTACTGTAGGAGTTAGCTTATCAGGGGCTATGACTCCGGCGGGTTATGGGGTTTCGGTGCTTGCGCCGCTTATCCGCAATGGCTTTATTGACTGGATGATTAGCACGGGTGCAAATTTGTACCACGATATGCACTACGGCTTAGGTTTTGACCTTTTTAGCG from Synechocystis sp. PCC 7509 includes these protein-coding regions:
- a CDS encoding O-acetyl-ADP-ribose deacetylase — protein: MITVIQKDITTLKIDAIVNAANNFLLGGGGVDGAIHRAAGAELLQECRKLKGCATGDAKITKGYKLPAKWVIHTVGPVWTGGKKGEAESLGCGSASPKAFQEDDLLASCYRRSLELTKEYQIKEVAFPAISTGVYKFPVKRAANIAVTEIQTFLAANNHLERVILVCFSKDSYDCYLEAVKNLAENG